A single Parabacteroides timonensis DNA region contains:
- a CDS encoding VOC family protein, producing the protein MRTFNHVGILTNENKEGAMFNEGLNVWLTDYSKSPNKIEFLKFDDPAKSCLPDLVKTNGHLAYTVPSLDEALKGTKVIFGPAVCDEHLTIAFIEEEGIAIELMEIK; encoded by the coding sequence ATGAGAACATTTAATCATGTAGGTATTCTTACCAACGAAAACAAAGAAGGTGCTATGTTCAACGAAGGTTTGAACGTATGGTTAACGGATTACAGCAAGAGCCCTAATAAAATCGAATTCCTGAAATTTGATGATCCGGCTAAAAGTTGTTTACCTGATCTGGTAAAGACTAATGGTCACCTGGCTTACACTGTTCCTTCACTGGACGAAGCTCTGAAAGGTACTAAAGTGATCTTTGGCCCGGCTGTATGCGACGAACATCTGACTATCGCTTTCATCGAAGAAGAAGGCATCGCTATCGAATTAATGGAAATCAAATAA